Proteins encoded in a region of the Anoxybacillus amylolyticus genome:
- the xseA gene encoding exodeoxyribonuclease VII large subunit, with amino-acid sequence MRITSISEENVVADIKYVTVTALTKYIKRKFEVDPHLQDLWIKGEISNFTYHSRGHMYFTLKDENARIQAVMFASYNRYLAFRPENGMKVLVRGEVSVYEPSGNYQIYVKEMQPEGIGNLYLAYEQLKQRLEAEGLFAKEHKQPLPAFPHYIGVVTSPTGAAIRDIVTTIRRRYPLGTIILFPALVQGEQAADSIVRSIEKANELGYIDVLIVGRGGGSIEELWAFNEEKVARAIFASRVPIISAVGHETDFTIADFVADLRAPTPTGAAELAVPHVAELAERLAQRNVRLIRAMKEKMATESERLRRLQTSYAFRYPQKLYEQKEQQLDMLLERLKRSAERGMERKKERFDHLYLKLTAHHPKEKVAQLFEKQQTLTKSLEKGGKALLQQKQWQFTSLLSQLHALSPLKIMERGYSLVYNEKEELIKSVRQVQPGDAIQVRLQDGHLDCHVFGMEEVVDE; translated from the coding sequence ATGCGCATCACATCAATAAGCGAGGAGAACGTAGTGGCAGATATTAAATATGTAACAGTAACCGCGCTCACGAAATATATTAAACGCAAATTTGAAGTTGACCCACATCTACAAGATTTATGGATAAAGGGGGAAATTTCTAATTTTACGTACCATTCGCGCGGCCATATGTATTTTACGCTTAAAGACGAAAATGCTCGCATTCAAGCGGTGATGTTTGCTAGTTATAATCGTTACTTAGCCTTTCGGCCGGAAAACGGCATGAAAGTGCTTGTGCGCGGGGAAGTTTCTGTGTACGAACCGAGTGGTAATTACCAAATATATGTAAAAGAGATGCAGCCGGAAGGCATCGGGAATTTATATTTAGCGTATGAGCAACTAAAGCAGCGACTAGAAGCAGAAGGGCTGTTCGCTAAAGAACATAAGCAGCCGTTGCCGGCGTTTCCGCACTATATTGGGGTCGTCACTTCGCCGACTGGCGCAGCGATTCGTGATATCGTGACAACCATTCGTCGCCGCTACCCGCTCGGAACGATCATTTTGTTTCCAGCGCTCGTCCAAGGAGAACAGGCAGCCGACTCCATCGTTCGTTCGATCGAGAAAGCAAACGAACTCGGCTATATTGATGTATTAATCGTCGGCCGCGGTGGTGGCTCTATCGAAGAATTGTGGGCGTTTAACGAAGAAAAAGTCGCGCGAGCGATTTTTGCGTCGCGCGTGCCCATTATTTCTGCGGTTGGGCATGAAACCGACTTTACGATTGCTGATTTTGTTGCTGATTTGCGTGCGCCAACGCCAACCGGTGCCGCAGAACTGGCGGTGCCTCATGTCGCCGAACTTGCCGAGCGCCTCGCGCAGCGAAACGTTCGCTTAATTCGCGCGATGAAAGAAAAAATGGCGACCGAATCCGAGCGGTTGCGCCGCTTGCAAACATCGTATGCGTTCCGCTATCCGCAAAAGCTATATGAACAAAAAGAACAGCAGCTCGACATGTTGCTTGAACGGTTAAAGCGGAGCGCGGAGCGGGGGATGGAGCGAAAAAAGGAGCGGTTTGACCATCTGTATCTAAAATTAACCGCACATCACCCAAAGGAAAAGGTGGCGCAACTATTCGAAAAACAACAAACGCTTACGAAATCGCTAGAAAAGGGAGGAAAAGCCCTATTGCAGCAAAAACAATGGCAGTTCACGTCGCTTCTATCACAGCTTCATGCCCTAAGCCCGCTAAAAATTATGGAGCGCGGCTATAGCTTAGTTTATAATGAAAAAGAAGAGTTAATTAAAAGCGTGCGGCAAGTGCAGCCAGGCGACGCAATTCAAGTGCGCCTGCAAGACGGGCACCTGGACTGCCATGTCTTTGGAATGGAGGAAGTAGTGGATGAGTGA
- the folD gene encoding bifunctional methylenetetrahydrofolate dehydrogenase/methenyltetrahydrofolate cyclohydrolase FolD, with the protein MAAQIINGVELASAKRAQLAKEVEELKNLGIEPGLTVILVGDDPASHSYVKGKQKACAEVGIRSTLLTFPATITESMLLEQIDQLNRDETVHGILVQLPLPNHIDELKVIEAIAPEKDVDGFHPINVGRMMVGQKAFLPCTPYGILFMVQSLGIDIAGKHVVVVGRSNIVGKPVGQLFLREHATVTYCHSKTKDLAAITHQADILIVAVGKANLIGAEHVKEGAIVIDVGVNRLENGKLCGDVRFDEVKEVASYLTPVPKGVGPMTITMLLHNTVEAARNAHHINKRGERSGRY; encoded by the coding sequence ATGGCAGCACAAATCATTAATGGAGTAGAATTAGCAAGTGCAAAGCGCGCGCAACTAGCGAAAGAAGTAGAGGAATTAAAAAACTTAGGAATCGAGCCAGGACTTACCGTCATTCTTGTTGGAGATGACCCAGCGTCCCATTCGTATGTCAAAGGAAAACAAAAAGCGTGTGCCGAAGTCGGCATTCGTTCGACGCTTTTGACGTTTCCAGCAACAATTACCGAATCGATGCTGTTAGAACAAATTGATCAACTAAACCGCGACGAAACAGTGCACGGCATTTTAGTCCAACTGCCGCTACCAAACCATATTGACGAATTAAAAGTAATCGAGGCGATTGCTCCAGAAAAAGATGTCGATGGCTTTCATCCGATTAACGTCGGGCGCATGATGGTCGGGCAAAAAGCGTTTCTTCCATGCACGCCGTACGGGATTTTATTTATGGTGCAATCGCTCGGCATAGACATTGCCGGAAAACATGTCGTTGTCGTCGGGAGAAGCAACATTGTCGGCAAACCAGTCGGACAGCTCTTTTTACGCGAGCATGCGACAGTGACGTATTGCCATTCGAAAACGAAAGATTTAGCAGCGATTACTCACCAAGCCGACATTTTAATTGTTGCCGTCGGAAAAGCGAACCTTATCGGGGCAGAACATGTAAAAGAAGGCGCAATTGTCATTGACGTCGGGGTCAATCGGTTAGAAAATGGAAAACTTTGCGGAGACGTCCGCTTTGATGAAGTAAAAGAAGTGGCAAGTTATTTAACTCCTGTACCAAAAGGGGTTGGCCCGATGACGATTACGATGCTTCTTCATAATACGGTCGAAGCAGCGCGCAATGCGCATCACATCAATAAGCGAGGAGAACGTAGTGGCAGATATTAA
- the nusB gene encoding transcription antitermination factor NusB: MKRHTAREKALQALFQIDVGRIEPEEAMQNIVAGEENDPFFRQLVLGVVEHQEEIDELLRNNLEKWTLERVANVDRSILRMATYEMKYLDDVPVNVSFDEAIELAKKFSDDKSSKFINAVLSKVKDTLNISQ; the protein is encoded by the coding sequence ATGAAACGACATACAGCAAGAGAAAAAGCACTTCAAGCGCTTTTTCAAATTGATGTTGGGCGGATTGAGCCGGAAGAAGCGATGCAAAACATCGTTGCTGGAGAGGAAAACGATCCTTTTTTCCGCCAGCTCGTACTCGGAGTGGTCGAACATCAAGAAGAAATCGATGAGCTATTGCGCAACAACTTAGAAAAATGGACGTTAGAGCGAGTGGCAAACGTCGATCGCTCCATTTTGCGCATGGCAACGTACGAAATGAAATATCTAGACGATGTTCCGGTGAATGTAAGCTTTGACGAAGCGATTGAATTAGCAAAAAAATTTAGCGATGATAAATCAAGCAAATTTATTAACGCAGTACTATCGAAAGTAAAAGACACATTAAATATTTCTCAGTGA
- a CDS encoding Asp23/Gls24 family envelope stress response protein, translating into MSEQVFEMGQELTLGKVEIAPEVIEVIAGIAASEVEGVAQMRGKFAAGVVERLGKKNHGKGVKVDIREDGVAIDIYCLIQFGVSIPSVAKKVQENVRQALFNMTGLETSEINVHVVGVQFDAGKQEEVE; encoded by the coding sequence ATGTCTGAGCAAGTATTTGAAATGGGGCAAGAATTGACGTTAGGAAAAGTAGAAATTGCTCCAGAAGTTATTGAAGTAATTGCTGGCATTGCCGCAAGCGAAGTGGAAGGCGTCGCCCAAATGCGTGGAAAATTTGCAGCAGGGGTTGTGGAACGGTTAGGAAAGAAAAACCACGGAAAAGGCGTGAAAGTCGATATCCGTGAAGATGGGGTCGCCATTGACATTTATTGCCTCATTCAATTCGGTGTTTCTATTCCAAGCGTGGCGAAAAAAGTACAAGAGAACGTTCGCCAAGCGCTATTTAACATGACAGGATTAGAAACAAGTGAAATTAATGTACATGTCGTCGGCGTTCAATTTGATGCGGGGAAACAAGAAGAAGTAGAATAA
- the accC gene encoding acetyl-CoA carboxylase biotin carboxylase subunit: MIKKLLVANRGEIAVRVIRACKELGIETVAVFSEADREALHVQLADEAYCIGPTASKDSYLNFTNIMSVATLTGCDAIHPGYGFLAENAAFAELCRECNITFVGPSPEAITKMGIKDIARETMREAGVPIVPGSKGIIGTIDEALALANEIGYPVIIKATAGGGGKGIRVARNEQELVKGINITQQEAATAFGNPGVYIEKYIEDFRHVEIQVLADSYGNVIHLGERDCSIQRRLQKLVEEAPSPALDEEMRKQMGEAAVKAAKAVNYTGAGTVEFIFDHHAKKFYFMEMNTRIQVEHPVTELITGVDLIKEQIRVASGETLSLTQDEVTFNGWAIECRINAENPEKNFMPSPGRIQMYLPPGGLGVRVDSAAYPGYMIPPYYDSMIAKLIVHAPTREEAIARMKRALSEFIIEGIHTTIPFHLKLLEHEKFVQGDFNTKFLELYDVMKS, encoded by the coding sequence ATGATTAAAAAATTACTAGTAGCCAATCGGGGGGAAATCGCCGTTCGCGTCATTCGGGCGTGCAAAGAGCTAGGCATTGAAACGGTGGCGGTGTTTTCGGAAGCCGACCGGGAAGCGCTACACGTTCAATTAGCCGATGAAGCGTATTGTATTGGACCGACTGCTTCAAAAGATAGCTATTTAAACTTCACGAACATTATGAGTGTCGCGACATTAACGGGCTGTGATGCCATTCACCCAGGATACGGCTTTTTAGCGGAAAACGCTGCCTTTGCTGAACTTTGCCGAGAATGCAACATTACATTTGTTGGCCCAAGCCCGGAAGCGATTACAAAAATGGGCATTAAAGATATTGCCCGCGAAACGATGCGCGAAGCTGGCGTTCCCATTGTTCCAGGATCCAAAGGAATCATCGGCACAATCGATGAGGCGCTTGCGCTAGCCAATGAAATCGGCTATCCTGTCATTATTAAAGCGACAGCAGGCGGCGGCGGCAAAGGAATTCGCGTCGCTAGAAACGAGCAAGAGCTAGTTAAAGGCATTAACATTACCCAACAAGAAGCAGCGACAGCGTTTGGCAATCCAGGGGTGTATATCGAGAAATACATCGAAGATTTCCGGCATGTGGAAATTCAAGTGCTCGCGGACTCTTACGGAAATGTCATTCATTTAGGAGAGCGGGATTGCTCGATTCAGCGTCGCTTGCAAAAGCTTGTCGAAGAAGCTCCTTCACCAGCGTTAGATGAGGAAATGCGCAAGCAGATGGGAGAAGCGGCTGTAAAAGCAGCGAAAGCCGTGAATTACACAGGCGCTGGAACGGTCGAGTTCATTTTTGACCATCACGCGAAAAAGTTTTATTTTATGGAAATGAATACGCGTATCCAAGTCGAGCATCCAGTTACCGAATTAATTACAGGCGTGGACTTAATTAAAGAGCAAATTCGCGTCGCTTCTGGTGAAACGCTGTCGTTGACGCAAGACGAAGTGACATTTAACGGCTGGGCAATTGAATGCCGAATTAATGCGGAAAACCCGGAGAAAAACTTTATGCCATCGCCGGGGCGCATTCAAATGTACCTTCCGCCAGGAGGATTAGGGGTGCGCGTCGATTCGGCCGCCTACCCTGGTTATATGATTCCCCCGTATTATGATTCGATGATTGCGAAGCTCATCGTCCATGCACCGACGCGTGAAGAAGCCATTGCGCGAATGAAACGAGCGCTTAGCGAATTTATTATTGAAGGGATTCATACAACGATTCCTTTTCACTTAAAATTATTAGAGCACGAGAAATTTGTGCAAGGAGACTTCAACACGAAGTTTCTTGAGTTGTATGATGTGATGAAATCATAG
- the accB gene encoding acetyl-CoA carboxylase biotin carboxyl carrier protein produces the protein MLKIQEIRELIRLIDQANIEEFLYEHEGTKVHMKKPNGNVPAGAVVQTVVEAPKAVVKEVAAPVQEAMQTSAAPVQEVKQAEPPKQEVNADNLHKITSPMVGTFYAAPSPDAAPYVKVGDKVKTDTIVCIIEAMKLFNEIEAEVNGEIVEILVQNGQLVEYGQPLFLVKPE, from the coding sequence ATGTTGAAAATCCAAGAAATTCGTGAATTGATTCGATTAATTGACCAAGCAAACATTGAAGAGTTTTTATATGAACATGAGGGTACGAAAGTACATATGAAAAAACCAAACGGCAACGTGCCAGCTGGAGCGGTTGTCCAAACGGTCGTAGAAGCACCAAAAGCGGTTGTGAAAGAAGTGGCAGCACCTGTCCAAGAAGCGATGCAAACGTCAGCAGCACCTGTGCAAGAAGTGAAGCAGGCGGAGCCGCCAAAGCAAGAAGTGAACGCTGACAACTTGCATAAAATCACATCGCCAATGGTCGGAACGTTTTACGCTGCGCCATCTCCAGATGCAGCACCGTATGTCAAAGTAGGCGATAAAGTGAAAACCGATACGATTGTTTGCATTATTGAAGCGATGAAGCTCTTTAACGAAATTGAAGCAGAAGTGAACGGCGAAATCGTCGAAATTCTTGTCCAAAATGGCCAGCTCGTCGAATACGGACAACCTTTATTCCTTGTGAAGCCAGAATAA
- a CDS encoding SpoIIIAH-like family protein — MLKKQTVWLLTMLSLVVVLSVYYVTAPKNMNDSVAFMNDQTKTNSGKDKAKGTDVAVQETEAKDEKVTSSIASDDVFTALRLQIEDQRSRLRDQLNAVVASTSATAEQKSEAMDKIQQLEALAEKEATLETLIKSKGGYEDVLVRADGDTVRVTVKAKKSSKQAANEIIQLVKSELNDMQDIAVEFQPTK, encoded by the coding sequence ATGCTAAAAAAACAAACGGTTTGGTTATTGACAATGTTAAGCCTAGTAGTTGTATTGTCTGTCTATTATGTGACGGCTCCAAAAAACATGAATGATAGTGTCGCGTTTATGAATGATCAAACGAAGACAAACAGTGGAAAAGATAAAGCAAAAGGAACAGATGTAGCCGTACAAGAAACGGAAGCGAAAGATGAAAAAGTCACATCAAGTATTGCTAGCGATGATGTCTTTACAGCTTTACGTCTGCAAATTGAGGATCAACGTAGCCGTTTACGTGACCAACTAAATGCGGTCGTTGCCTCGACAAGTGCGACGGCAGAGCAAAAAAGTGAAGCGATGGATAAAATTCAGCAGCTCGAGGCACTCGCCGAGAAAGAAGCGACGCTAGAAACGCTCATCAAATCAAAAGGCGGATATGAAGACGTCCTCGTTCGCGCGGACGGTGATACAGTAAGGGTAACCGTTAAAGCAAAAAAAAGCTCTAAGCAAGCAGCAAATGAAATTATTCAGCTTGTAAAAAGCGAATTAAACGATATGCAAGATATCGCGGTCGAATTCCAACCGACAAAATAA
- the spoIIIAG gene encoding stage III sporulation protein AG: MLPYIKRWLGLSENETKEKKPVSAIYVLLLLFVGVMVMLMSHTWKDQSSTNVVTVSGKADNKAVETFGKTSDTKAKVIAEYEQQYEEQLKAALESIEGVQDVTVVVNVDATEVKVLEKNRVTQQQTTDETDREGGKRKIENHSFNEQVVMTRDGEGEQPIIVTTKKPDIRGVLVVAKGADNLQIKQWIVEAVTRVLNVPSYRVAVLPKK; encoded by the coding sequence ATGCTTCCGTACATTAAGCGATGGCTTGGACTATCGGAAAATGAAACAAAAGAAAAGAAGCCTGTCTCTGCGATTTACGTATTGCTTCTACTCTTTGTGGGAGTAATGGTCATGCTTATGAGCCATACATGGAAAGACCAATCATCAACAAACGTTGTCACAGTCTCAGGAAAAGCGGACAACAAAGCGGTAGAGACGTTCGGAAAAACGTCGGATACGAAAGCAAAAGTCATTGCCGAGTACGAACAGCAATACGAAGAGCAGCTAAAAGCAGCGCTAGAATCGATCGAAGGAGTACAAGATGTTACAGTTGTTGTCAACGTTGATGCCACCGAAGTAAAAGTATTAGAAAAAAACCGTGTCACTCAGCAGCAAACGACGGATGAAACCGACCGCGAAGGTGGCAAGCGGAAAATCGAAAACCATTCGTTTAACGAACAAGTTGTGATGACCCGTGATGGAGAAGGAGAACAGCCAATTATTGTCACAACGAAAAAACCAGATATTCGTGGGGTGCTTGTCGTTGCGAAGGGGGCGGATAATTTACAAATTAAACAATGGATTGTCGAAGCGGTAACACGCGTCCTCAATGTCCCGAGTTATCGTGTCGCTGTATTGCCAAAAAAATAA
- the spoIIIAF gene encoding stage III sporulation protein AF: MHVIISWVTTIIVFLLFTIVIDLLLPSSSFQKYVKMVIGLILLLIMLSPLLSIFSLDVDRLLTTVSAGESDQQETMKNELEQKKKEIQASQRAYILEQMAVQMKKQVAGELMKQYGLTVQHITLQTNERSSLPTFDDIQTIEVVVSQQHTPTQQTIQPVIIDVSKPISNDGENEALRKKLASFFATKWGVHEEKIIVQMEGRDWGDASVH, translated from the coding sequence ATGCACGTTATCATTTCATGGGTCACGACCATTATTGTGTTTCTTTTGTTTACGATTGTCATTGATTTATTGCTACCATCTTCAAGTTTTCAAAAATATGTGAAAATGGTTATCGGGCTTATTCTCCTTCTTATCATGCTATCGCCACTACTAAGCATTTTTTCACTGGATGTTGACCGCCTTTTAACAACAGTGAGCGCAGGAGAAAGTGATCAACAAGAAACGATGAAAAATGAGCTAGAACAAAAGAAAAAAGAAATACAAGCCTCACAACGTGCATATATTTTAGAACAAATGGCTGTCCAGATGAAAAAACAAGTGGCTGGGGAGTTGATGAAACAATATGGGTTGACGGTGCAACATATCACTTTGCAAACAAATGAACGTTCTTCGCTGCCAACTTTTGACGATATTCAAACAATTGAAGTAGTGGTCAGCCAGCAGCACACACCAACACAACAGACAATCCAGCCAGTGATAATCGATGTGTCAAAACCTATTTCCAACGATGGAGAAAACGAAGCATTACGAAAAAAGCTCGCATCATTTTTCGCTACGAAATGGGGGGTACACGAAGAAAAAATCATTGTCCAAATGGAAGGGAGGGACTGGGGGGATGCTTCCGTACATTAA
- the spoIIIAE gene encoding stage III sporulation protein AE — protein sequence MKKAIISWLFAASFFLSPVVQAAPNEQQMAEKQLETVDIGDIQKYWNDIIVKYGGFLPESQKGSLMEFLQGEKEWSFKAWLTALVKFLVYELQANGKLLGMLILLTVFSMFLQSLQNAFEQQAVSKVAYAVVYMVLMILALNSFRLAMEYAQEAIQTMTHFMIALIPLLLALLASSGGLVSAAFFHPMVLFLMNVTGAIVEYIALPLLFLAALLNIVSTMSEHYKVTQLADLFTKVAMGALGAILTIFLGVMSVKGATAAIADGVALRTAKFVAGNFIPVIGKMFTDATDTVVTASMLLKNAVGVAGVALVLLIAVFPALKIFIISFVYKLSAAVLQPLGGGPVIACLNIISKSVLYILAALAIVSLMFFLSLTVIITAGNITMMVR from the coding sequence TTGAAAAAAGCGATAATCTCGTGGTTATTTGCCGCTTCCTTTTTTTTATCGCCTGTAGTACAAGCTGCCCCTAACGAACAGCAGATGGCGGAAAAACAGCTAGAGACAGTCGATATAGGAGATATCCAAAAGTATTGGAATGACATTATTGTCAAATATGGTGGGTTTTTGCCGGAAAGTCAGAAAGGATCGTTAATGGAGTTTTTGCAAGGGGAGAAAGAATGGTCGTTCAAAGCGTGGCTGACAGCATTGGTAAAGTTCCTTGTCTACGAATTGCAAGCAAACGGAAAACTGCTTGGCATGCTTATATTATTAACCGTCTTTAGCATGTTTTTGCAGTCGCTGCAAAATGCGTTTGAACAGCAAGCGGTTAGCAAAGTCGCCTATGCTGTCGTCTATATGGTGCTAATGATTCTTGCGCTAAATAGCTTTCGTTTGGCAATGGAATACGCCCAAGAGGCTATCCAAACGATGACCCATTTTATGATTGCCCTCATTCCGCTCTTGTTGGCATTGTTAGCTTCTTCTGGTGGGCTTGTTTCAGCAGCGTTTTTTCACCCGATGGTTCTTTTCCTCATGAATGTAACTGGGGCAATCGTCGAATACATCGCCTTGCCGCTTTTGTTTTTAGCAGCGCTATTAAATATCGTCAGCACGATGTCTGAGCATTATAAAGTAACGCAATTGGCGGATTTATTTACGAAAGTAGCGATGGGGGCGCTTGGGGCGATTTTAACAATTTTTCTCGGCGTAATGTCAGTGAAAGGGGCGACGGCAGCAATCGCGGACGGGGTTGCATTACGAACGGCTAAATTTGTTGCGGGGAATTTTATTCCTGTAATTGGAAAAATGTTTACCGATGCCACCGATACGGTTGTTACTGCTTCCATGCTATTAAAAAATGCGGTTGGGGTTGCTGGTGTCGCCTTAGTGCTCCTCATTGCTGTTTTTCCAGCCTTAAAAATTTTTATTATCTCCTTTGTATACAAATTATCGGCAGCTGTGTTGCAACCGCTTGGGGGTGGCCCTGTTATTGCTTGCTTAAACATTATTAGCAAAAGCGTTCTTTATATTTTAGCAGCGTTAGCGATTGTTTCGCTCATGTTTTTTCTTAGTTTAACGGTCATCATTACCGCTGGAAATATTACGATGATGGTTCGTTAA
- the spoIIIAD gene encoding stage III sporulation protein AD, translated as MAIEILQIVGIGLIATFLVVLLKEHKSSVAFLLTVFVGCTIFLFLIDQISAILHMLQKIASDTNVNMVYFETILKIIGISYIAEFASQISKDAGQGAIASKIELGGKILILAMAIPILTAIIETVIGLIPSSRG; from the coding sequence ATGGCGATTGAAATATTGCAAATTGTCGGCATAGGATTAATCGCCACGTTTTTAGTTGTGTTGCTAAAAGAGCATAAATCGAGCGTGGCGTTTTTATTAACCGTATTCGTTGGGTGTACCATTTTTCTTTTTTTAATTGACCAGATTAGCGCAATTTTACACATGTTGCAAAAAATTGCATCCGACACAAACGTCAACATGGTGTATTTTGAAACGATTTTAAAGATTATCGGTATTTCCTATATTGCAGAATTTGCGTCGCAAATCTCGAAAGATGCTGGACAAGGTGCCATCGCTTCGAAAATTGAACTAGGCGGCAAAATTTTAATTTTAGCGATGGCTATCCCTATTTTAACCGCCATTATTGAAACGGTAATTGGGTTGATTCCTTCCTCAAGGGGGTGA
- the spoIIIAC gene encoding stage III sporulation protein AC, with protein sequence MGIDVDVIFKIAGVGMAIALLHTVLEQMGKKEFAQWITLIGFIYILFMVASVISSLFQKIKDVFLFQS encoded by the coding sequence ATGGGAATCGATGTCGATGTCATTTTTAAAATTGCTGGGGTGGGGATGGCAATTGCTTTGCTACATACCGTACTAGAGCAAATGGGAAAAAAAGAATTTGCCCAATGGATTACGCTTATCGGCTTTATTTACATTTTATTTATGGTCGCCTCTGTTATTAGTAGCTTATTTCAAAAGATTAAAGACGTATTTTTGTTCCAAAGTTAG
- the spoIIIAB gene encoding stage III sporulation protein SpoIIIAB has protein sequence MKWFGALLILLATTWSGFEVARQLSERPRQLRQLKVALQALEAEIMYGHTPLTEASLHLARQLAFPFSHLFERFAEKLNIGETNVCEAWEESLRAIWRTTALKQAEFEVMKQFGETLGQYDRIAQQKQIALALIHLDREEQDALDKKMRYEKMAKSLGFLVGLLLIILLI, from the coding sequence ATGAAATGGTTTGGCGCGCTGCTTATTTTGCTTGCGACGACATGGAGTGGATTTGAAGTAGCCCGTCAGCTGAGTGAACGCCCTCGCCAGTTACGGCAATTAAAAGTAGCGTTGCAAGCGCTTGAAGCAGAAATTATGTATGGTCACACCCCGCTCACAGAAGCGTCGCTACATTTAGCAAGACAACTTGCTTTCCCATTTTCCCACTTGTTTGAACGATTTGCCGAAAAACTAAATATAGGGGAAACGAATGTTTGTGAAGCATGGGAAGAGAGCTTACGCGCGATTTGGCGGACGACTGCTTTAAAACAAGCAGAATTTGAAGTGATGAAGCAATTTGGTGAAACGCTAGGTCAATACGATCGAATTGCTCAACAAAAGCAAATTGCTTTGGCGCTTATTCATCTTGACCGTGAAGAGCAAGATGCACTTGACAAAAAAATGCGCTATGAAAAGATGGCAAAAAGTTTAGGATTCCTTGTGGGCTTGCTTCTTATTATTTTATTGATTTAA
- the spoIIIAA gene encoding stage III sporulation protein AA, producing the protein MQPIIDVLPKTIADVLEKWSFPWKNEIEEIRLRVQRPLEVIAKGTPYFLPYEVTAEDGVQLLNKLSHYSIYAMEEELKRGFITIQGGHRVGLAGKVITDGGSVKAIRYVTSFNIRVAKQKIGIAQPLIPYVYNGRWRHTMIIGSPQTGKTTLLRDIARTISSGVPAKNIPAQKVSIIDERSEIAGCVKGIPQFELGSRVDVLDACPKAEGMMMMIRSMSPDVLVVDEIGRLEDSEAILEAVRAGVCVWTTVHGKDWDDVINRPTLRALIEQRVFERFIELTNERGPGTVSRVLDRSGTVLFAGVGR; encoded by the coding sequence ATGCAGCCAATTATAGACGTGTTGCCAAAAACAATTGCAGACGTACTAGAAAAATGGTCATTTCCTTGGAAAAACGAAATCGAGGAAATCCGCCTTCGCGTACAGCGTCCGTTAGAGGTGATCGCGAAAGGAACTCCATACTTTCTTCCGTACGAAGTTACCGCCGAAGACGGTGTCCAGCTTTTAAACAAGCTTAGCCACTATTCGATATATGCAATGGAAGAAGAATTAAAGCGCGGATTTATTACCATTCAAGGTGGACACCGTGTTGGGTTGGCAGGAAAAGTGATTACCGATGGGGGAAGCGTGAAAGCGATTCGCTACGTGACCTCTTTTAATATACGCGTGGCCAAACAAAAAATAGGCATCGCCCAACCGTTAATTCCATATGTGTACAACGGGCGCTGGCGTCATACGATGATTATCGGCTCTCCACAAACAGGAAAAACAACGCTTCTTCGCGACATTGCGCGCACGATTAGCAGCGGTGTCCCCGCGAAAAACATCCCGGCGCAAAAAGTCAGCATTATCGATGAACGTTCGGAAATTGCAGGATGTGTGAAAGGCATCCCCCAGTTTGAATTAGGGAGCCGGGTCGATGTGTTGGATGCTTGTCCGAAGGCAGAAGGAATGATGATGATGATTCGTTCAATGAGTCCGGACGTACTCGTTGTCGATGAAATCGGCCGCTTAGAAGATAGCGAAGCCATATTAGAAGCGGTCCGTGCTGGTGTATGTGTATGGACGACTGTTCACGGAAAAGATTGGGACGATGTTATCAACCGTCCGACGCTGCGCGCGCTTATCGAACAACGCGTATTTGAACGGTTTATTGAACTGACGAATGAGCGCGGTCCAGGGACTGTCAGCCGCGTGCTCGACCGGTCAGGAACAGTGCTATTCGCGGGGGTGGGAAGATGA